TCAATGGGTATATTTAGGAACTGCCTGACAATCTGAACGGCAAAGGAAGGATAGTATTCGCTCTGGAACTGGATGACAGGGATTTCAGCCCTTACGACCCCGTCAACATCGGGGATAGTGTTTACATGCCCGATACCGGATGATTGTTCAGTAAATATTTTTAACGGTATAACAGGTTTGTTACCTTCACTTAAGCGGTATTTTCCTGCATCGCCGGGGTTCTCTACCTGTTTGATAGTGCTTGAGCTTAGTACTTGTTCTTCTCCGCCCAAAGAAGGCCCAATAGAAAAAAACATGGGAAGTATAACATTTTTATTTGCTTTTAATGTGTCGGAAAGCTTTGAGTCATTGTCTAACCGGATTTCAGCGTCGCTGAGTTCTTTTATTGTCCTATCTTTAAGTTCCTGAAATGCTGGGGCGGTTTTTTTCAGAGTTTTATTGGATAAAATGGGTAAAGACACTTCATCAATGGATTTTGAAAGTATATCTTTGAGGTTTTTGATTTCCAATAACCCCTGGTTTCTTTCGGGTTCTGTAAAAAGAATATTTAGTCCTATGACTTTTGCCTCATCCTTTGAGATCGTTTCTATAGCTTTTGCGATTAAAGTCCTGGGCCACGGCCATCTTCCGATCTTAGCGATGGAGTCATCATCAATTGCAACTATGGCTATTTCATTTATAGGCTGGCTCGGCTGGCGGAGTTTTGACCTGAAGTCGTAAGTTTTAAGTTCTATGGATTCAAAAAAACCAATTTGAAAAAAGAATGAGATTAATACTAATATAGAAAGAATTAACCCTACGGTAATATCAGAAAGAATGATTTTTTTCAAAAAACCTCCAAGAAAACTTCGACGCTCTTAGTGAAAAAATCCCAAAATAACTTCAAGCAGAGTTGCTTAAACGAATCATTTTAGGCACAATTAGAAATCAACTTCAAAAATTATACAAAAATTATAATTTTTAAGTCAAGTTAGCTCACCACCTTTGATTACATGGATTAAAATAAAAATTACAGAAATTACATATAAGAGGTTTTGCTTTTTATCTGTGTAATCGCCGTTAAAAACAGCTGTAATCAGTTTAGAATTTTAAATTTTAAACGTTAAGTTGTTTGAAATTTATTTTTTGATTTGCTATGATAACCACGAATTAAAAAAAGGAAAAACAATGGTATCTGAAATATCAAAGGTATACGAACCCAAACAAATCGAAGACAAGTGGTATAAATACTGGATCGAGCACAGGCTGTTCAACGCCAAAAAGGAAGAAGGGAAAAAACCTTTCACTATAGTAATCCCTCCGCCAAATGTTACCGGATCGCTTCATATGGGGCATGCGCTAAATAATACTCTACAGGATATTGCAATTCGTTTTAAAAGTATGCAAGGTTTTAATACGTTGTGGGTGCCCGGGACTGACCACGGAGGGATAGCTACACAGAATGTCGTTGAAAAACAGCTTATTTCAAACGGGAAAACACGTCATGATCTGGGCAGAGAAAAATTTATTGAGAGGATGTGGCAGTGGAGAAAAGAAACGGGCGATAATATACTAAAACAGCTTGAAAAGCTGGGCTGTTCGCTTGACCTGGAACGGACCCGTTTTACTCTGGATGAGGTTTGTTCCCGGTCTGTTATGATAGCGTTCGTAGGGCTTTACAAGCGGGGCCTTATATATAGAGGAAAAAGGCTTGTTAACTGGTGCCCGAGGTGCAACACTGCTTTGGCAGACATAGAAGTCGAGCATGAAGAAGAACTCGGGAAGCTCTGGCACATACAGTATCCGTTGATAGAAGAAAAAGAAGTTAAATATATAGTTGTAGCGACCACCCGGCCGGAAACTATGCTCGGGGACACAGCCGTAGCTGTACACCCTGAAGATAAAAGGTACAAAAAACTTATCGGAAAAAAGATTAAACTGCCTTTGATAGGCCGTGAAATACCGATAATTTCCGATGAAGCTGTTGACCCGACTTTTGGAACAGGAGCGGTCAAGGTCACTCCTGCACATGACCCTACGGATTTTGATATAGGAGCAAGGCACAAACTGTCTCAGATAGTTGTAATAGACTACAAAGGAAAAATGACTGTTGATGCAGGTCCTTATGCAGGGCTTGACAGATACGCCGCAAGAAAAAAGGTTCTTGAGGACCTTGAAACAAAAAAACTTCTCCTTGAAACTACGAACCATCCTCATTCTATCGGGCATTGCTACAGGTGCAACACGGTAATCGAACCCCTTGTTTCGGAACAATGGTTTTTAAAAGTCGAAGATATTTCAAAGCGCGCTATGGAGGTTGTGGAAGAGGGGAAAATAAAATTTTATCCGAAGTCCTGGGAAAAACCTTATTTATCGTGGCTTGAAAACCTCAGGGATTGGTGTATCAGCAGGCAAATATGGTGGGGGCACAGAATACCGGTTTATTATTGCAAGAGTAATGAGCAAGAGGCAGGAGATAAAATTGAAGGTAAGGAAAACAAAAAGGCGGAGTCTTGTCCGCCGATAGTTTCTTATGAAGTACCTACCGCGTGCCCGAAATGCGGCGGGACAAAGATCGAGCAGGACCCTGACGTGCTGGATACCTGGTTTTCTTCAGCTCTCTGGCCGTTCAGCGTTTTCGGATGGCCTAAAACCGAAAATGAATTTTTTACTTCAGACCTGCATTATTTTTATCCGACATCTGTGCTTGTCACGGGCCACGAGATACTTTATCTGTGGGTGGCAAGAATGGTGCAGATGGGGCTTGAATTTATGGGAGACGTCCCTTTCAGGGAAGTTTTCATCCACGGAATAGTAAGGGACAAATTCGGTAAGAAGATGTCAAAATCCCTGGGAAATGTGATAGACCCCCTTGTCGTTATAGATAAATACGGGGCCGATGCCTTAAGGTTTTCTTTGACGCAGTCGGCTGCTCCGGGAAAGGACATGCAGTTGTCGGATGATTCGTTTGTCGGGGCGCGTAATTTTACCAACAAACTTTGGAATGCAAGCCGTTTTGTTTTTATGAACATGAAAAATATGTCCTGGGAACGTGAATTCATCATGGCGGTATGGCCGTTGGAACTCGCTGACCAGTGGATATTGTCTGAATACAGGATATTGGTAAAACAGGCGACAGATGCTTATAATGCTTACGATATGGATACTGCAGCCAGGCTTATTTATGATTTTTTCTGGTCAAAGTACTGTGATTGGTATATTGAAATATCTAAGATAAGGTTAAACGGAGAAGATGAAAATAAGAAAAGAGCCGTTTTATCCGTTCTTTCAGAGATACTGTCAGGGGTATTGAAGCTTGCTCATCCGATAATGCCGTTTATTACCGAAGAATTATGGCAAGCGCTTACGGATATTACGGGGAAAGTCGAACAAAACATCCCGAGTATATTGAAGTCCGCATGGCCGGAAGCCAACCAGGATAAAATAGACCAAAATGCTATAAAAAATATAGAGTTGATCCAGGGGATAGTTACATCCGTAAGGACCGTAAGAAGCGAGATGAATGTGCCTCCCGGAAAAGGTATTGAAGTATTAATAAGTGTAAGTTCTTGCAATAATAAGGATGTACTAACTGCGCACATTGATTATTTAAAGATACTGATGAAAGCAGAGAATATTATCATCGGAGAAGGCCTGAGCCGTCCGGAACAGTCAGCAGTTGCAGTTACCGGGGAAACCGAGATATTCATCCCTCTTAAAGACTTGATAGATCCCGAAAAAGAGAAACAAAGACTAACCAAAGAACTCGGCATAGCGGTTGCAGATGAAGAATTCTGCAAAAAAAGGATGGAAAACATGGAATTCGTAGCAAGAGCCCCGCAAAAAGAAATAGAAAAGATACAAAACCGTTTGAACGAAGACAAAGCAAAGATAGAGAAACTGAACGAGAACCTGAAAAAACTGGAATAAGCAATAGCGTTCAGCGTAGAGCGTATAGCGAATAGTAAAGTCAAAATAAATTATGTTTTGGTTTTTCTATGCGCTAAACGCTACCCGCTCTACGCTCATTAAGGAGCTAACATGGGTTTACGGCCAATAAAAGTGGTAAAGAATTATTTATCTCATGCGGAAGGGTCATGCCTGTTTTCCATGGGAGAGACAACAGTGCTGTGTGTAGCCACGATAGAAAACAAGGTTCCTCCGTTCATAGAGAATGAATCTCTAAATTCAGGTTGGGTTACAGCGGAATACTCACTGCTTCCGCGAGCAGGAAAAACCAGGACGCCCAGAAACAGAGGTTCCGGCAGCGGGCGCAGCCATGAGATATCAAGGCTTATAGGGCGCTCTTTAAGAGGAGTTGTAGACCTGGAACAGCTTGGAAAGCGGACTATTATAATCGACTGCGATGTTATTAAAGCAGACGGCGGTACCCGTACTGCTTCAGTAAACGGCGGTTATATAGCTCTGTATCTTGCAGTAAAAACTTTGTACGATAGTACGGACATAAAGAACTGGCCCATAAAAGATTCTGTCGGAGCGGTAAGCATTGGGATCGTAGACGGCAAAATAGTGCTTGACCTATGTGCGAAAGAAGACAATAATGCAGAAGTTGACCTGAACCTTGTGATGACGGGGGCCGGAGAGATCATTGAAATTCAAGGGACCGGTGAGAAAAAGACATTTTCAAGGCCTCAATTGAACAAGATGATAGACCTGGCAAGCGGCGGGATAAAAAAAATAATAGAGATAGAAAAAAAGGTCTTGGGAGATAAACGGTAAAATGAGAGAAATAGTGCTTTCAACCCGGAACAAACACAAGATAAAAGAGATATGTCAGATTTTAGAAGATACAAAAATAAAAATAGTGTCATTAAATAATTTTAAAAGGCTTCCAAGAATAATCGAGGACGGAAAGACATTAAAAGAAAACGCAGTAAAAAAGGCTGTAATTATCGCAAAACGGCTTGAAAAGTGGACCTTAGCGGACGATTCAGGGCTGGAGGTCGATCATCTGGACGGCGAACCAGGCGTTTATTCTGCCCGTTGGGCCGGCAAAGACTGTTCTTATTGTGATAATAATAGAAAACTCCTGAAGTTATTGAGAGATGTACCGAAAAACAAAAGAAAAGCCGATTTTAAATGTGTAATCGCTTTATCAAACCCAAAAGGCAAAACCTGGACGGTTGAAGGCAAGATTAAAGGATATATAGCAAAAAAAACTAAAGGGATCAACGGTTTTGGCTATGACCCTTTATTTGTGGTTCCCAGATATAAAAAAACCTTTGCAGAGCTTAGTTCTGTAATTAAGAACAGAATAAGCCATCGTGCAAAGGCTTTAAAAAAAACTGTCAAATTAGTAAATAAGTTGATAGTTAATTGACTTGTTCTCTGAAAGTTAATATAATTTTTATACGTTCGGGGATTGGCTCAGTTGGTAGAGCGTTCGGTTTGGGACCGAAAGGCCGACGGTTCGAGTCCGTCATCCCCGATATTTTGTTCAAGCCTGGTGTCCTGAAAAATCAATGAAAATTAAAGGTGCGATTTATCTTTAAGGTAAGTTGTATAGTCTTTTATTGCTTCTTTTAACGGGGTGAATTCTTTTTTATACCCTGTTTTCCTCAATTTCGATATCTCTGCTTCAGTTATGTATTGATATTTGTCTTTTAAGACCTCCGGCATTTCGATGTAATCGATTTTAAGGTGGATGTTAAGCGCGGAAAAAAGCGCATCGGCTAATTCGTTCCAAGTATGGGCTTTTCCTGTGCCTACATTAAAGATCCCGGCCTTATTTTTATTTTCTACAAAATAATAAACTGCATCGCATACGTCTTTTACATAGATAAAATCCCTTTTTTGCCCGCCGTCTTCATAATCTTTCCTGTAAGATTTAAATAAACCTATTTTTTTATCTCTTAATACATCGTCAAACCTTTTGCAGATAAGGCTCATCATCTCTTTTTTATGGTATTCATTAGGCCCATAAACATTAAAAAATTTAAACCCTACAAATTTTTTCTGAAGCCCATTTTTTAATACCCATAAATCAAAAAGCTGTTTCGAATAACCGTAAATATTCATGGGCTGAAGGGTGGGTGTTATTTTGTCGTCATCTGAAAACCCGAGGCTGC
Above is a window of Candidatus Liberimonas magnetica DNA encoding:
- a CDS encoding valine--tRNA ligase — encoded protein: MVSEISKVYEPKQIEDKWYKYWIEHRLFNAKKEEGKKPFTIVIPPPNVTGSLHMGHALNNTLQDIAIRFKSMQGFNTLWVPGTDHGGIATQNVVEKQLISNGKTRHDLGREKFIERMWQWRKETGDNILKQLEKLGCSLDLERTRFTLDEVCSRSVMIAFVGLYKRGLIYRGKRLVNWCPRCNTALADIEVEHEEELGKLWHIQYPLIEEKEVKYIVVATTRPETMLGDTAVAVHPEDKRYKKLIGKKIKLPLIGREIPIISDEAVDPTFGTGAVKVTPAHDPTDFDIGARHKLSQIVVIDYKGKMTVDAGPYAGLDRYAARKKVLEDLETKKLLLETTNHPHSIGHCYRCNTVIEPLVSEQWFLKVEDISKRAMEVVEEGKIKFYPKSWEKPYLSWLENLRDWCISRQIWWGHRIPVYYCKSNEQEAGDKIEGKENKKAESCPPIVSYEVPTACPKCGGTKIEQDPDVLDTWFSSALWPFSVFGWPKTENEFFTSDLHYFYPTSVLVTGHEILYLWVARMVQMGLEFMGDVPFREVFIHGIVRDKFGKKMSKSLGNVIDPLVVIDKYGADALRFSLTQSAAPGKDMQLSDDSFVGARNFTNKLWNASRFVFMNMKNMSWEREFIMAVWPLELADQWILSEYRILVKQATDAYNAYDMDTAARLIYDFFWSKYCDWYIEISKIRLNGEDENKKRAVLSVLSEILSGVLKLAHPIMPFITEELWQALTDITGKVEQNIPSILKSAWPEANQDKIDQNAIKNIELIQGIVTSVRTVRSEMNVPPGKGIEVLISVSSCNNKDVLTAHIDYLKILMKAENIIIGEGLSRPEQSAVAVTGETEIFIPLKDLIDPEKEKQRLTKELGIAVADEEFCKKRMENMEFVARAPQKEIEKIQNRLNEDKAKIEKLNENLKKLE
- the rph gene encoding ribonuclease PH, which gives rise to MGLRPIKVVKNYLSHAEGSCLFSMGETTVLCVATIENKVPPFIENESLNSGWVTAEYSLLPRAGKTRTPRNRGSGSGRSHEISRLIGRSLRGVVDLEQLGKRTIIIDCDVIKADGGTRTASVNGGYIALYLAVKTLYDSTDIKNWPIKDSVGAVSIGIVDGKIVLDLCAKEDNNAEVDLNLVMTGAGEIIEIQGTGEKKTFSRPQLNKMIDLASGGIKKIIEIEKKVLGDKR
- a CDS encoding XTP/dITP diphosphatase, producing MREIVLSTRNKHKIKEICQILEDTKIKIVSLNNFKRLPRIIEDGKTLKENAVKKAVIIAKRLEKWTLADDSGLEVDHLDGEPGVYSARWAGKDCSYCDNNRKLLKLLRDVPKNKRKADFKCVIALSNPKGKTWTVEGKIKGYIAKKTKGINGFGYDPLFVVPRYKKTFAELSSVIKNRISHRAKALKKTVKLVNKLIVN
- the rfaD gene encoding ADP-glyceromanno-heptose 6-epimerase; translated protein: MKIILTGGAGFIGSCLLWKLNKEAHEDILLVDELDKSPKWKNLVGKKYTDYIDKDELLKLIEKNKLKEYKLIIHMGACSSTTGDDAAYYLKNNYEYTRKLAEFSIKNKTRFIYASSGATYGDGSLGFSDDDKITPTLQPMNIYGYSKQLFDLWVLKNGLQKKFVGFKFFNVYGPNEYHKKEMMSLICKRFDDVLRDKKIGLFKSYRKDYEDGGQKRDFIYVKDVCDAVYYFVENKNKAGIFNVGTGKAHTWNELADALFSALNIHLKIDYIEMPEVLKDKYQYITEAEISKLRKTGYKKEFTPLKEAIKDYTTYLKDKSHL